A genome region from Maridesulfovibrio salexigens DSM 2638 includes the following:
- the rpsG gene encoding 30S ribosomal protein S7, with translation MPRKGPVPKRQILPDPVYGSQLATKFMNRLMYDGKKSVSENIFYQALEFLGDKTQEDPIKAFEKAVENVKPHVEVKSRRVGGATYQVPVEVRPDRQVSLAIRWLINFARSRGEKGMVARLSGEFLDAYNKRGGAVKKKEDTHRMAEANKAFAHYRW, from the coding sequence ATGCCTCGTAAAGGTCCGGTACCCAAAAGACAAATTCTTCCCGATCCGGTATACGGTTCTCAGCTCGCTACCAAGTTCATGAACAGACTCATGTACGATGGTAAGAAGAGTGTGTCTGAAAATATATTCTATCAAGCTCTTGAATTCCTCGGTGACAAAACCCAGGAAGATCCTATCAAGGCTTTTGAAAAGGCAGTGGAAAACGTTAAGCCTCACGTGGAAGTTAAGTCCCGCCGTGTTGGTGGTGCTACTTACCAGGTCCCTGTTGAAGTTCGTCCCGATCGTCAGGTTTCCCTGGCTATCAGATGGCTGATCAACTTTGCTCGCTCCAGAGGCGAGAAGGGCATGGTTGCACGTCTTAGCGGTGAGTTCCTCGATGCTTACAACAAGCGTGGCGGAGCAGTGAAGAAAAAGGAAGACACCCATCGTATGGCCGAAGCCAACAAGGCTTTTGCTCACTACCGTTGGTAA